The Xanthomonas rydalmerensis genomic interval TGCCGATCTCGGCCGCGTTCTCGATCTGCCCCGGCTTGCCGCCGAGCGCGGCGACCAGGCCGCCGGCGGCCATCGAGCAGGCCACGCCGACCTCGCCCTGGCAACCGACCTCGGCGCCGGAGATGGAGGCGTTTTCCTTGTACAGGATGCCGATCGCCGCGGCGGTGAGCAGGAAGTCGAACACGCGCTGTTCGTCGGCGCCGGGGCAGAACCGGTCGAAGTAGTGCAGTACCGCCGGGATGATGCCGGCCGCGCCGTTGGTGGGCGCGGTGACCACGCGGCCGCCGGCGGCGTTCTCTTCGTTGACCGCCAGCGCGTACAGGTTGACCCAGTCCAGCGTGGTCAGCGGATCGCGCATCGCCGCTTCCGGCTTGGACGACAGCTCGCGGTACAGCGCCGGCGCGCGCCGCGACACGTGCAGGCCGCCGGGCAGGGTGCCTTCCTCGCGGATACCGCGCGTCACGCAGGCCTGCATCGCGCCCCAGATCTCGCGCAGACCGGCGCGGATCTCGTCCTCGCTGCGCCAGCACTTCTCGTTCTCGAACATCAGCGCGGCGATGCTCAGGCCGCTGCGCGCGGCCTGCGCCAGCAGTTCGTCGCCGCTCTTGAACGGGTACGGCAGTGGCGTCTCGTCGGCCACGATGCGGTCGTCGGCAGCATCGTCCTGGTTGACCACGAAACCGCCGCCGACCGAGTAGTAGTCGCGCGTGGCGATGACTTCGTCGTTGGCGGCGTAGGCGGTGAAGCGCATGCCGTTGGTGTGGTACGGCAGCTTCTGCCGCTTGTTCATCGCCAGGTCGCGCTTTTCGTCGAAGGCGATCTCGTGCTGGCCGAGCAGGTTGATGCGCTTGCTGCCGCGGATGCGCTCCAGCGCGCCAGGGATGATGTCCGGGTCGATCAGGTTCGGGCGCTGGCCTTCCAGGCCCAGCAGCACCGCCTTGTCGGTGCCGTGGCCGCGCCCGGTCAGGGCCAGCGAGCCGAACACTTCGGCGCGCACGCGCACCACGTCCTGCAGACGGCCCTGGTCGAACAGCCATCGGTGCACGAAGCGCTCGGCGGCGCGCATCGGTCCCACGGTGTGCGAGGAACTCGGCCCGATGCCGATCTTGAACAGGTCGAAGGTACTGACAGCCATGCGCGTGCCGAAGGGGTGGCGAAAGACCGTCTATTCTATGCTTCCGGCGCGCGGCACAGGTCCGCAGCGCAGCATTGGACGCGAGCATGTCCCTGACCCTATACCAGCGCGACGACTGCCATCTGTGCGACCAGGCCCTGCAGGTGCTGGCGCAGGCGCGCGTGGCCGAGCCGCACAGCGTGTTCATCGACGACGACGCGGCGCTGGAGGCGCGCTACGGCGTGCGCGTGCCAGTGCTGCGTGCCGCCGACGGGCGCGAACTGGATTGGCCATTCGATACCGCCGGCGTGCGCGCCTGGCTGGCGGCCTCGGCCGAACGCGCCTGAGCCGCGCATAAAAAAAGCGGCGGACCCGACGAGGAAATCCGCCGCTCAGCGGCCGCGCGCCGCGGCCTGTGGCGAATCACTTCGCCTTGAACACCACCTTGGTGCTGATCGCGGTTTCGTTGGGGATGGTCTTGGTGTCGGACCAGTCGCCGCCGCCCACGCCGAAGTCCAGGCGCTTGACCGTGGCCTTGCCGGCCAGCACCGGCTGCGCGCCCGGGGTCCAGGTGAAGGTCAGGGTGACCGGCTTGGACACGCCGCGCAGCTCCAGGGTGCCGTCGGCGGCGAACTGATTGTTGCCCAGCGCGCGGAACTTGTCGGCGCGGTAGTGCGCGGTGGCGAACTTGGCGACGTCGAAGAAGTCCGCGCCCTGCAGGGTGGAGTCGCGGTCGGTGTTGCCGCTCTTGGCGCCGGCCAGCGGGATGGTCACGTCGAGCTTGGCGCCGGCCAGGTTGGCCGGGTCGAAGCTGAGCTTTGTGTCGAAGCCGGGGAACTGGCCGGTGAACACTTCGCCGTCGTACTTGCTGGCGAACACCAGGGTGGAGCCGGGGGCCTGCACATAGTCGGCGGCCCGCACCGCGGGGGCAGCGGCGAGCAGGGCCACCAGACTGGCGGCGACGGCGGCGGGGGACGCGAAACGGGTCGACATCGAAACAGCTCCTCAGGATTTGGGGGTGAGCCAACCGCGCGGCAGCATCCGCGCCAGGGTGGCATCGCGTTGGAACAGGTGGTGGTAGAAGGCGGCGCCGGCATGCGCCAGGACCACCGCGATCAGCAGCCAGAAGCCCCACTCGTGCACCGCGTGCGACAGGTCGCGCAGGTGTTCGTTCGGGGCGCTGAGCTTGGGCACCGCGACCAGGCCGAACCAGCGGAGCGGGCGCAGGCCGCTGCTGGAGTCGTACAGCCAGCCGGACAGCGGGATGGCGAAGATCATCACGTACAGCAGCACGTGGGTGGCGCTGGCGATGCGTTCCTGCCAGCCGGGCGTGCCCGGCACCGGCTTGGGCGCGCCGGCGTACAGGCGCCAGCCCAGCCGCACGATCACCAGCGCCAGCACGGTCAGGCCCAGCGACTTGTGCGCGGTGTAGACCCAGAAATACTTGGGCGTCTTCGGCAACTCGCCCATGGTCAGGCCGACCACGCCAAGCAGCAGGATCAGCGCGGCAATCAGCCAGTGCAGGGTCTGGCTGACGCTGCCCCAGCGTTCGGGAGTGTTGCGCGCGCTCATGGCGTGCCGTCCTGCGCTGCCGGCGTGCGGGTGTCGGTGGGGGCGGTTGGCGTGGTACTCGGCGCCGGATCCGGCTCGGCCTTGGCGCCGCCTTCGCGGGTGGCTTCGGCCTCGATGCGCAGCTCCACCGTGCCGCCGATCACCGACGGCCAGGCACTGATGCCGAAGTCGGCGCGCTGCAGCGTGGTGGTGGCGGAGAAGCCGGCGGTGCGGCGGAATGGCGGCAACGGATGGCGCTTCACTGCGTTCAGGGTCACGTCCAGGGTCACCTCGCGGGTGACGCCATGCAGCGTCAGCTGCCCGATCACCTTGGCGTGCTGCGCATCGATCGGCTCGACGCGGGTGGAGATGAACTGCGCCTCCGGGTAGTGCTCGCCGTCGAGCAGGTTGTGCGCCAGCGCGGCGCGGTTCCACTTCTCGTCGCCCAGGTCCAGCCGCTGCAACGGCACCCGCGCCTGCAGCCGCGCGCTGCGCCAGTCGTCCGGATCGAACACCAGGGTGCCGGTGCTGCCGGACACGGTGCCCAGCGCCTTGGAGAACCCGGCGTGCTCGATCGCGAACAGCACCCGCGTGTGCACCGGGTCCAGCGCGTACTGCGCCGGCGCGGCGAGGGCGGCGCCCGGCAAGGCCAGCAGGAGGGCCACGAGAGAGGGTTTGAGCATGGAGCGGGGCCGCGCTGGGAGGTCGCCGGATTCTAGTCACAGTCCGGGCCGGCTGCGTACCTGCGCCGCGTAACGGTTCGTTGCACGCTGCGACAGGTGTGATTTTTAGGCCGCCGCGGGGTATAAGAACGCTGCCGCGGCGAGCGGCACACGGAGCGGGCGCCCTGCGCGTCCGGCCCCGGCAGTGCGCCGGTGTTCATCCGCCGACGTCCTTTGCCGGAGCCGATGTCCATGTCCATCCCGCATCCCCCACGCCGGTGGCGCTGCTGGGGGCTGGCCTGCCTGCTGGCGCTGGCCGGTCTGTGCGCCGATGCCTGGGCCGGGGTGCCGGAGCTGCCGCGCTTCCGGGTGTTCTCCAGCGAGCAGGGGCTGCCGTCCAGCGACATCTCCGCGCTGCAGCTGGACCGCGACGGCTACCTGTGGATCGCCAGCGGCGATGGCCTGGCCCGCTACGACGGGCGCGAGTTCCGGGTCTGGCGGCACGACCCGGCCAATCCCGCCTCGCTGCGCTGCAACTACGTGCAGGACATGCACATCGACGCGCGCGACCGCATCTGGGTGGCCTGCGAGGGCGGCGGGCTGAGCGTGCTCGGCGCGGACCGGCGTGGCTTCCGCCACTTCAACATGGCCACGCAGCCGGCGATGCGCAGCGACGAGGTGTTCGCCATCGCCAGCCGCGGCGGCGCGGTGTTCTTCGGCACCTACCGCGGCGGCCTGTATCGGCTGGGCGGCGATGGCCGGGTGCAGCGCATCCGCGCTGGCGATCCGAAGGTGGACGCGCTGCTCGACAGCGCGGTGCTGACCCTGGCCTTCGACGACGCCGGAGTGCTGTGGGTGGGCACCTTCAAGGGCCTGGTGCGCTACGACGGCCAGCGCGTCAGCGCCTACCGCATCGACGACGGCACGCCGGACAAGGCGCAGGTGATCACCTCGATCACCCCGCTCAGCGACGGCCTGTGGTTCAGCGGCAACACCGGCCTGTTCCGGCGCGACCGCGCCGGGCGCTGGCTGCGCGCGGACTGGGCCGACGCCCTGCACCGCGCGGTCAGCACGATCGCCGAGGACGGCGCCGGCGGCTACTGGCTCGGCAACGGCGAGGGCCTGTGGCACAAGCCGGCCGACGGGCCGGCGCGGCGGGTGGACACCGGCGGCGCGGCGGTGTCCGGCGCCAGCGTGGTGGAGGCGGTGCTGCGCGACCGCGAAGGCGGCCTGTGGGTGCCGCTGCCGACGCGCGGCCTCGGCTATCTGCGTCCGGACTGGCGTCGCCTGGCGGTGCTGGGCACCGCGCAGGGCCTGCCTGCCGACCAGTACGTCGGCCTGGCGCCGGCGCGCGCCGGCGGCGTGTGGCTGCTCGGTTCCGGCGCCAGCGTGTTCCGCCTCGACACCACCAGCGGTGCGCTGAGCGCGCCGCACTGGGCCAACGGCGCGCCCAATGGCCGCATGCTGTCGGTGCTGGACGATCCGCGCGGGGCGTTGTGGATGGGCGGCAGCGCCATGCTGCTGCGCGGTCCGCTCGACGGTGGCCGCCTGCAGCGCTGGACCCGCAGCGCCGGCGAAGCCGATGCGATTCCGGACGGCACGCTCGCCTGGCTGCAACTGGACGCACGCCAGCGGCTGTGGATCGCCGCGCCGGGCTACGGCGTGCAAGTGCGCGATGGCGACGGCCACGTCCTGCAGAACCTCCCCGGCGGCCAGCACGGTCTGGCCGGGACCGACATCGCCGCGTTCGCGATGTCCCCGGACGGCACGCCGTGGGTGGCCGACGAACAGCTCCAGCACTGGGACGACGCGGCCGGGCGGTTCCGCACGCCGCCGGAACTGGCTGGCGAGAAGGTGCAGTCGTTCGCCTTCGCCGACGCTCGCACGCTGTGGGTGCACCGGCTGTCCGGGCTGGAACTGTGGCGGCACGACGGCACGCACTGGCAGCGCAGCCAGCGTTACGCGGTAGCCGAGGGGCTGCCGGCCACCGAGTCCAGCGCGCTGGTCGCCGATCCGCAGGGTCGCGCCTGGCTGGGCATGCGCCGCGGCCTGTTCCGGGTCGATCCGCGGCACACCCCGGCGGTGCGCGCGTTCGGCACCCGCGACGGCCTCGGCAGCCAGGAACTGGCGCGGCGCGGCCTGCTGATGACCGCCGACGGCGTGCTGGTGGCCGCCGCCGCCGACGGCAGCGTGGCGCTGCTGGACACGCGGCAGCCGGATCCGGTGCCGGTGCCGCTGGCCTTGAGTATGGAGAGCGTGCAGGTGCGGCGCGGCCCGCAACTGCTGAGCCTGCCCACGCGCGGCGACTTCACCCTGCGCTCGGACGACCGCGACCTGCGCGTGGCGGTGCGGCTGCTGTCCTACATCGACCCCGAACACATCGTCTACCGGTTCCGCCTGCCGGGCTACGACCGCGACTGGGTCAGTACCGGCGCCAGCGGCGAACGCATCCTGCCGCAGCTGCCCGACGGTGCGCAGGTGCTGGAGATCCAGGCGCGCACCCGCAACGGCGCCTGGTCGCCGACGCTGCGCCTGCCGTTCCAGGTGCAGCCGCCCTGGTGGCGCAGCGTCTGGGGCATCGTCGGGCTGCTCGCCGCGGCCTGCCTGCTGCTGCTGGTGTCGCTGCGCGCCTACCGGCGGCGCCTGGGCCGCCAGCACGCCTGGGAGCTGGCCCTGCACAAACAGGAACTGGCCGAGCAGGCCTCGTTGGCCAAGACCCGCTTCCTGGCCACGCTCGGCCACGAGGTGCGCACGCCGCTGACCGGGGTGCTGGGCATGAGCGAGCTGCTGCTGGCCACGCCGCTGGATCCCAAGCAGCGCGGCTACACCGAGTCGATCCGCCGCGCCGGCACGCACCTGCTGCACCTGGTCAACGACGCGCTGGACCTGGCGCGGATCGAGGCCGGGCGCCTGCGCCTGGAGTCGCAGCCGTTCGCGCTGCAGGCGCTGATCGCCGAGGTGGTCAACCTGATGGCGCCGCTGGCGCAGGCGCGCGGGCTGCGCTTCGATCTGCACGACGCCATGCCCGGCGCGACCACGGTGGAAGGCGAT includes:
- a CDS encoding YceI family protein, encoding MSTRFASPAAVAASLVALLAAAPAVRAADYVQAPGSTLVFASKYDGEVFTGQFPGFDTKLSFDPANLAGAKLDVTIPLAGAKSGNTDRDSTLQGADFFDVAKFATAHYRADKFRALGNNQFAADGTLELRGVSKPVTLTFTWTPGAQPVLAGKATVKRLDFGVGGGDWSDTKTIPNETAISTKVVFKAK
- a CDS encoding cytochrome b, with the protein product MSARNTPERWGSVSQTLHWLIAALILLLGVVGLTMGELPKTPKYFWVYTAHKSLGLTVLALVIVRLGWRLYAGAPKPVPGTPGWQERIASATHVLLYVMIFAIPLSGWLYDSSSGLRPLRWFGLVAVPKLSAPNEHLRDLSHAVHEWGFWLLIAVVLAHAGAAFYHHLFQRDATLARMLPRGWLTPKS
- a CDS encoding YceI family protein; the encoded protein is MLKPSLVALLLALPGAALAAPAQYALDPVHTRVLFAIEHAGFSKALGTVSGSTGTLVFDPDDWRSARLQARVPLQRLDLGDEKWNRAALAHNLLDGEHYPEAQFISTRVEPIDAQHAKVIGQLTLHGVTREVTLDVTLNAVKRHPLPPFRRTAGFSATTTLQRADFGISAWPSVIGGTVELRIEAEATREGGAKAEPDPAPSTTPTAPTDTRTPAAQDGTP
- a CDS encoding hybrid sensor histidine kinase/response regulator, yielding MSIPHPPRRWRCWGLACLLALAGLCADAWAGVPELPRFRVFSSEQGLPSSDISALQLDRDGYLWIASGDGLARYDGREFRVWRHDPANPASLRCNYVQDMHIDARDRIWVACEGGGLSVLGADRRGFRHFNMATQPAMRSDEVFAIASRGGAVFFGTYRGGLYRLGGDGRVQRIRAGDPKVDALLDSAVLTLAFDDAGVLWVGTFKGLVRYDGQRVSAYRIDDGTPDKAQVITSITPLSDGLWFSGNTGLFRRDRAGRWLRADWADALHRAVSTIAEDGAGGYWLGNGEGLWHKPADGPARRVDTGGAAVSGASVVEAVLRDREGGLWVPLPTRGLGYLRPDWRRLAVLGTAQGLPADQYVGLAPARAGGVWLLGSGASVFRLDTTSGALSAPHWANGAPNGRMLSVLDDPRGALWMGGSAMLLRGPLDGGRLQRWTRSAGEADAIPDGTLAWLQLDARQRLWIAAPGYGVQVRDGDGHVLQNLPGGQHGLAGTDIAAFAMSPDGTPWVADEQLQHWDDAAGRFRTPPELAGEKVQSFAFADARTLWVHRLSGLELWRHDGTHWQRSQRYAVAEGLPATESSALVADPQGRAWLGMRRGLFRVDPRHTPAVRAFGTRDGLGSQELARRGLLMTADGVLVAAAADGSVALLDTRQPDPVPVPLALSMESVQVRRGPQLLSLPTRGDFTLRSDDRDLRVAVRLLSYIDPEHIVYRFRLPGYDRDWVSTGASGERILPQLPDGAQVLEIQARTRNGAWSPTLRLPFQVQPPWWRSVWGIVGLLAAACLLLLVSLRAYRRRLGRQHAWELALHKQELAEQASLAKTRFLATLGHEVRTPLTGVLGMSELLLATPLDPKQRGYTESIRRAGTHLLHLVNDALDLARIEAGRLRLESQPFALQALIAEVVNLMAPLAQARGLRFDLHDAMPGATTVEGDALRVRQILLNLLGNAIKFTSSGSVALKVAPAQDGQGLCIEVADTGPGIGAEQQARLFQRFEQGDGPRTAVRQGGSGLGLAISQELAMAMGGRIQVESRLGHGARFRVGLPLCWRPAQEPAVVPAVAPRARTALRILLVEDEPTVAQVMVELLRGRGHQVAWAAHGLEALTEASQGSFDIGLLDLDLPALDGLALARQLRALGHGFPLLAVTARSDGEAESAARAAGFAGFVRKPVTGQMLEAAIDAVLDGAPPRL
- a CDS encoding glutaredoxin family protein — its product is MSLTLYQRDDCHLCDQALQVLAQARVAEPHSVFIDDDAALEARYGVRVPVLRAADGRELDWPFDTAGVRAWLAASAERA
- a CDS encoding L-serine ammonia-lyase, translating into MAVSTFDLFKIGIGPSSSHTVGPMRAAERFVHRWLFDQGRLQDVVRVRAEVFGSLALTGRGHGTDKAVLLGLEGQRPNLIDPDIIPGALERIRGSKRINLLGQHEIAFDEKRDLAMNKRQKLPYHTNGMRFTAYAANDEVIATRDYYSVGGGFVVNQDDAADDRIVADETPLPYPFKSGDELLAQAARSGLSIAALMFENEKCWRSEDEIRAGLREIWGAMQACVTRGIREEGTLPGGLHVSRRAPALYRELSSKPEAAMRDPLTTLDWVNLYALAVNEENAAGGRVVTAPTNGAAGIIPAVLHYFDRFCPGADEQRVFDFLLTAAAIGILYKENASISGAEVGCQGEVGVACSMAAGGLVAALGGKPGQIENAAEIGMEHNLGLTCDPIGGLVQIPCIERNAMGAVKAINASRMAMRGDGKHKVSLDKVIRTMRDTGRDMQDKYKETSRGGLAVNVIEC